A stretch of Arthrobacter sunyaminii DNA encodes these proteins:
- a CDS encoding AMP-binding protein, producing the protein MELLTVHTPAGFNAQELLAPLADALAGEGPAVAPYADPHQTFSGELPNDDIALVISTSGSTGTPKQTMLSTDALAASSMATAMALHADGQWLMALPAHYIAGVQVLIRSLYAGTQPVFMDTSGSFSAARFTQAAEEMTDRNRFTSLVPTQLHRLLTNPEPETVRVLRRFNAILLGGAPAGTGLLADAAALGLNVVTTYGMSETCGGCVYDGVPLPGVDVEVESGALWIAGDILADGYLGRPELTAERFRFNSGKRWYRTDDTGNVENGRVTVSGRLDDVIVSGGVKISAASVGAAIEQLAEVSDAVVLGLDSPEWGSIVAAAVVGSVDPEKVRDVVRTTLGKAAVPKVVLLLEALPLLANGKTDRMGIRQLLAAAGHTHP; encoded by the coding sequence ATGGAACTGCTGACCGTCCACACACCCGCCGGCTTTAATGCCCAGGAGCTCCTGGCTCCGCTGGCAGATGCCCTCGCCGGCGAAGGTCCAGCTGTTGCCCCCTATGCGGACCCGCACCAGACTTTCTCCGGGGAACTCCCCAACGATGACATCGCCCTGGTCATCAGCACCTCGGGGTCCACCGGAACCCCCAAGCAGACCATGCTCAGCACGGATGCCCTGGCCGCTTCCTCCATGGCCACGGCCATGGCGCTGCATGCGGACGGGCAGTGGCTGATGGCTCTGCCCGCGCACTACATCGCCGGCGTGCAGGTCTTGATCCGCTCGCTGTATGCCGGGACCCAGCCGGTGTTCATGGACACGTCCGGATCCTTTAGCGCGGCCCGCTTTACGCAGGCGGCCGAAGAGATGACGGACCGCAACCGGTTCACGTCCCTGGTGCCCACCCAGCTGCACCGGCTGCTGACCAACCCCGAGCCGGAAACGGTGCGCGTGCTGCGCCGCTTCAACGCCATCCTCCTGGGCGGGGCTCCTGCCGGCACCGGGCTCCTCGCCGACGCAGCCGCACTCGGCCTGAACGTCGTCACCACCTACGGCATGAGCGAAACCTGCGGCGGCTGCGTGTACGACGGCGTGCCGCTGCCCGGTGTCGACGTTGAGGTGGAATCCGGCGCCCTCTGGATCGCCGGGGACATCCTGGCGGACGGCTATCTGGGCCGGCCCGAACTCACCGCGGAACGCTTCCGGTTCAATTCCGGCAAACGCTGGTACCGGACCGATGACACAGGCAACGTGGAGAACGGCCGGGTCACGGTGTCCGGGCGGCTGGATGACGTCATCGTCAGCGGCGGCGTCAAGATCTCCGCCGCGTCTGTCGGCGCGGCCATCGAGCAGTTGGCCGAAGTCTCCGATGCCGTGGTCCTGGGCCTGGACAGCCCGGAATGGGGAAGCATAGTCGCTGCCGCCGTCGTCGGCTCCGTTGATCCTGAAAAGGTTCGCGACGTCGTCCGCACAACGCTGGGAAAGGCCGCGGTGCCCAAGGTGGTGCTCCTGCTGGAGGCCCTGCCGCTGCTGGCCAACGGCAAAACCGACCGGATGGGGATCCGCCAGCTGCTGGCGGCCGCCGGGCACACGCACCCCTGA
- the narH gene encoding nitrate reductase subunit beta translates to MRIMAQTAMVMALDKCIGCHTCSVTCKQAWTNRAGTEYVWFNNVETRPGQGYPRRYEDQEKWKGGWELNSRGKLKLKAGGRLAKLFGIFASPVQPELDDYYEPWTYDYENLINAPAGNDFPVAKPKSLITGEDMKIEWSANWDDDLGGSARTQLSDPVLEKMRREAEEKVKLEFDSTFMFYLPRICEHCLNPSCMASCPSGAIYKREEDGIVLVDQDRCRGWRQCVTGCPYKKMYFNHRSGKAEKCTFCYPRIEVGLPTVCAETCVGRLRYIGIFLYDADRVTAAASVPDEKDLYEAQLDLMMDPNDPEVLAAARAEGIPEDWLEAARRSPVYALAKTFRVALPLHPEYRTMPMVWYVPPLSPIVDVLNEQGHDGESADNLFGAIEALRIPVEYLAELFTAGDTDLVTGVLRKLAAMRAYMRNITLGDVPDEQIAADVGMTGEQIVAMYRLMAVAKYEERYVIPSAHLEDAHNLEEIGCSLDVDGGPGMGQTGVFGEASGRPMPVAVENFAALQARQRGDDPTGNGDLGGRVNLLNWDGRGSPRGLFPADGNRGVPGTTGGTQSESGIGAGYDQAEGDGPDQQGGGR, encoded by the coding sequence ATGCGCATCATGGCCCAAACAGCAATGGTGATGGCGCTGGACAAGTGCATTGGCTGCCATACCTGCTCCGTGACCTGCAAACAGGCCTGGACCAACCGGGCGGGCACCGAATACGTCTGGTTCAACAACGTGGAGACCCGCCCCGGCCAGGGGTATCCGCGCCGGTACGAGGACCAGGAGAAATGGAAGGGCGGCTGGGAACTGAACAGCCGCGGCAAACTCAAACTGAAAGCGGGCGGCCGGCTGGCCAAGCTTTTTGGTATCTTCGCCAGCCCGGTCCAGCCGGAGCTGGACGATTACTACGAGCCGTGGACCTACGACTACGAGAACCTCATCAACGCCCCGGCGGGCAACGATTTTCCGGTCGCGAAGCCCAAGTCGCTGATCACCGGAGAGGACATGAAAATCGAGTGGTCCGCCAACTGGGATGACGATCTGGGCGGCTCGGCGCGCACGCAGCTCAGCGACCCGGTGCTGGAAAAGATGCGCCGCGAGGCGGAGGAGAAGGTGAAGCTGGAATTCGACTCCACCTTCATGTTCTACCTGCCGCGGATCTGCGAGCACTGTTTGAATCCCTCCTGCATGGCGTCCTGCCCGTCCGGTGCGATCTACAAACGCGAAGAGGACGGGATTGTGCTGGTGGACCAGGACCGCTGCCGCGGCTGGCGGCAGTGCGTGACCGGCTGCCCGTACAAAAAGATGTACTTCAACCACCGCTCCGGAAAGGCTGAGAAGTGCACCTTCTGCTATCCGCGCATCGAGGTGGGCCTGCCCACCGTGTGCGCCGAGACCTGCGTGGGCAGGCTGCGGTACATCGGCATTTTCCTGTACGACGCCGACCGGGTCACGGCCGCGGCATCTGTCCCGGATGAGAAGGACCTGTACGAGGCCCAGCTGGATCTGATGATGGATCCCAACGACCCGGAGGTGCTTGCCGCGGCGCGGGCGGAGGGCATTCCGGAGGACTGGCTGGAGGCAGCCCGGCGCTCGCCGGTGTACGCGCTGGCCAAGACCTTCCGGGTGGCACTGCCGCTGCATCCTGAGTACCGCACCATGCCCATGGTCTGGTACGTGCCGCCGCTGTCCCCGATTGTGGATGTGCTGAACGAACAGGGGCACGACGGCGAAAGTGCGGACAATCTCTTCGGCGCCATCGAAGCGCTGCGGATCCCGGTGGAGTATCTGGCCGAACTGTTCACGGCCGGAGACACGGATCTGGTCACGGGCGTCCTTCGCAAGCTTGCAGCCATGCGCGCCTACATGCGGAACATCACCCTCGGCGACGTCCCCGATGAACAGATTGCCGCCGACGTCGGAATGACCGGCGAACAGATCGTGGCCATGTACCGGCTGATGGCCGTCGCCAAGTATGAGGAGCGTTACGTCATTCCCAGTGCTCATCTGGAGGATGCCCACAACCTGGAGGAGATCGGCTGTTCGCTGGATGTGGACGGCGGCCCCGGAATGGGACAAACCGGTGTATTCGGCGAAGCCTCCGGGCGGCCGATGCCGGTGGCGGTGGAAAACTTCGCCGCTCTGCAGGCCCGCCAGCGGGGGGACGATCCCACCGGCAACGGAGATCTCGGCGGCCGCGTCAACCTGTTGAACTGGGACGGGCGGGGCTCACCCCGGGGCCTGTTTCCGGCTGACGGCAACCGCGGCGTGCCTGGAACCACCGGCGGTACCCAGTCCGAAAGCGGCATCGGCGCCGGTTACGACCAAGCCGAGGGTGACGGGCCGGACCAGCAGGGAGGTGGCCGGTGA
- a CDS encoding nitrate reductase subunit alpha yields MAGSAPGIDGPATEAMLKLGRFFTRWDETDDGRAVFREGGRKGDSFYRNRWSHDKVVRSTHGVNCTGSCSWKVYVKDGIITWEAQETDYPTVGPDRPEYEPRGCPRGAAFSWYTYSPTRVRYPYIRGVLLEMYRAAKKDTGDPVLAWERIVNDPESRRTYQQARGKGGLARSTWAEALEMTAAAHVSTVKNYGPDRCTGFSPIPAMSMVSHAAGARFINLIGGVMNSFYDWYADLPVASPQVFGDQTDVPESGDWWDATYLMMWGSNIPVTRTPDAHWMVEGRYRGTKVVSVSPDYADNTKFADEWLPAQAGSDGALAMAMGHVILKENFVDRRVPFFEDYVRQFTDLPFLVSINTRTDGSVVPGKFLTAADLGPAESGAADAAFKTVLLDRDAGTPVVPNGSVGFRYNDADAGKWNLDLQGVVPALSIADAPAWQGEVSRVDLPAFTDPSGIGSVLRRGVPVMTVAGRTVTTVFDLMLAQYGVRRDGLPGEWATGYDDAETPYTPAWQQEVTNVKPDAVIRTARDFAANAEKSNGRSMIILGAGICQWYHGDVTYRAILAMLMLTGCEGRNGGGWAHYVGQEKCRPITGWAAMASAGDWNRPPRFMIGTAFWYMHTDQFRSDGYSSDSMQSPLAQGHLRGLHTADVIAKSTRMGWMPFFPQFDAKNSLDVADEAAAGVARGEAKDEASWVARRLKDGRLRFAVEDIDAPENWPRTLVLWRSNLLGSSAKGEEYFQKHLLGTLNNVMGADHGESRPADVVWRDEAPQGKLDLLVSADFRMTSSTLLSDVVFPAATWYEKYDLSSTDMHPYVHAFTPAIAPPWEAKTDYDLFRLLSEEFSRQAAVHLGVRKDLVATALTHDTPGEIAQPGGHAPDWKGTDIPAVPGKNLPSLAVVERDYTAIGEKFVAVGPLADKLGLTTKYVKYDVTKPLEDLARKHGVFDSGAAAGRPAVDTDARMAEAILLLSGTTNGELAVQGFRTLEKRTGTPLADLAEGAEDKKITFRDTQDRPTPVITSPEWSGSETGGRRYAPFTINIERLKPFHTLTGRMHFFLDHDWMQDMGEALPIYRPPLDMHRLFGEPQLGTRGDLSVAVRYLTPHNKWSIHSEYQDNLLMLSLSRGGTAVWMSTQDAALIEVNDNDWVECISNNGVLVGRAIVSSRMPAGVIYVHHAQERIIDVPKSEATGRRGGIHNSVTRILVKPTHMIGGYAQLSWAFNYLGPTGNQRDIVSVVRKRSQKVAY; encoded by the coding sequence ATGGCTGGCTCCGCACCGGGGATTGATGGCCCGGCAACAGAAGCAATGCTCAAGCTCGGCAGGTTTTTCACCCGTTGGGATGAGACCGATGACGGCCGTGCCGTGTTCCGGGAGGGCGGCCGCAAGGGTGATTCCTTCTACCGGAACCGATGGAGCCACGACAAGGTGGTGCGCTCCACCCACGGAGTCAACTGCACCGGGTCCTGCTCCTGGAAGGTCTACGTCAAAGACGGGATCATCACCTGGGAAGCGCAGGAAACGGACTATCCCACGGTGGGTCCGGACCGTCCGGAGTACGAGCCCCGGGGCTGTCCGCGCGGCGCCGCCTTCTCCTGGTACACGTATTCGCCCACCCGGGTGCGCTATCCGTACATCCGCGGCGTGCTGCTGGAAATGTACCGGGCGGCGAAGAAGGACACCGGAGACCCGGTGCTGGCCTGGGAACGAATCGTCAATGACCCGGAAAGCCGTCGCACCTACCAGCAGGCCCGAGGCAAGGGCGGGCTCGCCCGGTCCACCTGGGCCGAGGCCCTGGAGATGACCGCCGCGGCCCACGTTTCCACGGTCAAGAACTACGGTCCGGACCGCTGCACCGGCTTCTCGCCTATTCCGGCCATGTCCATGGTGTCCCATGCCGCCGGTGCCCGCTTCATCAATCTCATCGGCGGGGTGATGAACAGTTTTTACGACTGGTACGCAGACCTTCCGGTGGCCAGCCCGCAGGTTTTCGGTGACCAGACGGATGTGCCCGAATCCGGGGACTGGTGGGATGCCACCTACCTCATGATGTGGGGTTCCAACATCCCGGTGACCCGCACTCCCGACGCCCACTGGATGGTGGAGGGACGCTACCGCGGCACGAAAGTGGTCTCGGTCAGCCCCGACTATGCGGACAACACCAAGTTCGCCGATGAGTGGCTGCCCGCCCAGGCCGGTTCCGACGGCGCGCTCGCCATGGCCATGGGCCACGTCATCCTCAAGGAAAACTTCGTGGACCGGCGGGTACCGTTCTTCGAGGACTATGTCCGCCAGTTCACCGACCTTCCCTTCCTCGTCAGCATCAACACCCGCACCGACGGTTCCGTGGTGCCGGGCAAGTTCCTCACCGCTGCGGACCTCGGTCCGGCCGAATCCGGTGCCGCGGACGCCGCCTTCAAGACGGTGCTGCTGGACCGGGACGCCGGCACTCCGGTGGTGCCCAACGGTTCAGTGGGTTTCCGCTACAACGACGCCGACGCCGGCAAATGGAACCTCGACCTGCAGGGCGTGGTTCCGGCGCTGTCGATTGCCGATGCGCCGGCCTGGCAGGGTGAAGTCAGCCGGGTGGACCTGCCTGCCTTCACCGATCCGAGCGGCATCGGCTCTGTCCTGCGCCGGGGCGTACCCGTCATGACCGTGGCCGGCAGGACGGTCACCACCGTGTTTGACCTGATGCTCGCCCAGTACGGTGTGCGCCGGGACGGTCTGCCCGGGGAATGGGCCACCGGATACGACGACGCCGAAACCCCCTACACTCCGGCCTGGCAGCAGGAGGTCACCAACGTCAAGCCCGACGCCGTGATCCGCACCGCCCGGGATTTCGCCGCCAACGCCGAGAAATCCAACGGCCGCTCCATGATCATCCTCGGCGCGGGCATCTGCCAGTGGTATCACGGCGACGTCACCTACCGGGCCATCCTGGCAATGCTCATGCTCACCGGCTGCGAGGGCCGCAACGGCGGCGGCTGGGCGCACTACGTCGGCCAGGAAAAGTGCCGGCCGATCACCGGCTGGGCGGCAATGGCCTCGGCCGGTGACTGGAACCGGCCTCCGCGGTTCATGATCGGCACCGCATTTTGGTACATGCACACGGACCAGTTCCGCTCCGACGGCTACTCCTCCGACTCCATGCAGTCGCCGCTTGCACAGGGACACCTGCGCGGCCTGCACACCGCAGATGTGATCGCCAAGTCCACCCGCATGGGCTGGATGCCGTTCTTCCCGCAGTTCGACGCCAAGAACTCGCTCGATGTGGCCGATGAGGCAGCGGCGGGCGTGGCCCGCGGCGAGGCAAAGGATGAAGCGTCCTGGGTTGCCCGCCGGCTCAAGGACGGAAGGCTTCGGTTTGCGGTGGAGGATATTGATGCCCCGGAGAACTGGCCCCGGACCCTGGTCCTGTGGCGGTCCAACCTGCTGGGTTCCTCGGCCAAGGGCGAGGAGTATTTCCAGAAACACCTGCTGGGCACCCTCAACAACGTCATGGGCGCCGATCACGGCGAGTCCCGGCCCGCCGACGTCGTCTGGCGCGACGAGGCGCCGCAGGGAAAGCTCGATTTGCTGGTCTCCGCGGACTTCCGGATGACCAGTTCCACGCTGCTCTCCGACGTCGTGTTCCCGGCCGCCACCTGGTACGAGAAATACGACCTCTCCTCTACCGACATGCACCCGTACGTGCACGCCTTCACACCCGCCATCGCGCCGCCGTGGGAAGCCAAGACGGACTATGACCTGTTCCGGCTGCTCTCCGAGGAGTTTTCGCGCCAGGCAGCGGTCCATCTGGGGGTGCGGAAGGACCTGGTGGCCACGGCGCTCACCCATGACACGCCGGGGGAAATTGCGCAGCCCGGCGGGCACGCCCCGGACTGGAAAGGCACGGATATTCCCGCGGTGCCGGGCAAGAACCTGCCCTCCCTGGCCGTAGTGGAGCGCGACTACACCGCCATCGGGGAGAAATTCGTTGCCGTGGGGCCGCTCGCGGACAAGCTGGGCCTGACCACCAAGTACGTGAAGTACGACGTCACCAAGCCGCTGGAAGACCTCGCGCGCAAGCACGGTGTCTTTGACAGCGGGGCGGCGGCGGGACGCCCCGCGGTGGACACCGACGCGCGGATGGCCGAGGCCATCCTGCTGCTCTCCGGAACCACCAACGGCGAACTGGCGGTGCAGGGATTCCGGACCCTCGAGAAGCGGACCGGCACCCCGCTGGCTGACCTGGCCGAGGGCGCGGAGGACAAGAAGATCACCTTCCGCGACACCCAGGACCGGCCGACGCCGGTCATCACGTCGCCGGAATGGTCCGGCTCGGAAACCGGCGGGCGGCGCTACGCCCCGTTCACCATCAACATCGAACGGCTCAAGCCCTTTCACACGCTGACCGGCCGGATGCACTTCTTCCTGGACCACGACTGGATGCAGGACATGGGCGAAGCCCTGCCGATCTACCGGCCGCCGCTGGACATGCACCGGCTGTTCGGAGAGCCGCAGCTGGGCACCCGCGGCGACCTGTCCGTGGCGGTGCGTTACCTGACCCCGCACAACAAGTGGTCCATTCATTCCGAGTATCAGGACAACCTGCTGATGCTCTCACTGTCCCGGGGCGGCACCGCAGTCTGGATGAGTACGCAGGACGCCGCGCTGATCGAGGTCAATGACAATGACTGGGTGGAGTGCATCTCCAACAACGGGGTCCTGGTGGGCCGGGCCATTGTGTCCAGCCGGATGCCGGCCGGAGTCATCTACGTCCACCACGCCCAGGAGCGCATCATTGACGTGCCCAAGTCGGAGGCGACCGGCCGGCGCGGCGGCATCCACAACTCGGTGACCCGCATCCTGGTCAAGCCCACCCACATGATCGGCGGCTACGCGCAGCTGTCCTGGGCGTTCAACTACCTTGGCCCCACCGGCAACCAGCGCGACATTGTTTCCGTTGTCCGCAAACGCTCCCAGAAGGTGGCTTACTGA
- the narJ gene encoding nitrate reductase molybdenum cofactor assembly chaperone, whose product MSLLEKLLGKPGKGTFEPEPYKDANPRRSAVVRQVCGLLLEYPDQELVDLVPSMRAALAEAGADAEPLEELLSWLTVKPLPEVQADYVQEFDLSKRHSLHLTYWTDGDTRRRGEALAAFKEVYRAHGALPEGSELPDYLPLVLEFAAKVSPSDGYELLQRYRPSLELLRLALRDDNLPYSGALALVCSTLPGVSPEDRQTVMQTAGYGPPTETVGLEPYSSRLLPVHERNAP is encoded by the coding sequence GTGAGCCTGCTGGAGAAGCTTCTGGGCAAACCCGGCAAGGGCACCTTCGAGCCGGAACCTTACAAGGACGCCAATCCCCGGCGCAGCGCCGTCGTCCGGCAGGTCTGCGGGCTGCTGCTGGAGTATCCGGACCAGGAACTGGTGGACCTGGTGCCGTCCATGCGTGCGGCGCTCGCGGAAGCCGGCGCGGATGCCGAACCGCTGGAGGAACTGCTCTCCTGGCTGACCGTAAAACCGCTGCCCGAGGTGCAGGCGGATTATGTCCAGGAATTCGACCTGTCGAAGCGGCACAGCCTGCACCTGACCTACTGGACCGACGGCGACACCCGCCGCAGGGGCGAGGCGCTTGCCGCCTTCAAGGAGGTTTACCGGGCGCACGGTGCCCTGCCGGAAGGGTCCGAGCTGCCGGACTACCTGCCGCTGGTGCTGGAATTCGCCGCCAAAGTTTCCCCGTCGGACGGCTACGAACTGCTGCAGCGCTACCGGCCCTCGCTGGAACTGCTGCGGCTGGCACTGCGCGATGACAATCTTCCGTACTCCGGAGCTTTGGCGCTGGTCTGCTCGACCCTGCCCGGGGTTTCTCCCGAGGACCGGCAAACGGTCATGCAGACAGCCGGCTACGGGCCGCCCACGGAAACGGTGGGCCTGGAACCTTACAGTTCCCGGCTGCTGCCGGTGCATGAAAGGAACGCGCCATGA
- a CDS encoding 1,4-dihydroxy-2-naphthoyl-CoA synthase, with amino-acid sequence MSTDLPEQVSDIFDPQQWRLVSGFEDLQDMTYHRQVERSADGGIVRDLPTVRIAFNRPEVRNAFRPGTVDELYRAMDHARMTPDVATVLLTGNGPSPKDGGHSFCSGGDQRIRGRDGYRYAEGETRETIDPARAGRLHILEVQRLIRTMPKVVIAVVNGWAAGGGHSLHVVSDLTIASREHGKFKQTDATVGSFDAGYGSALLARQIGQKKAREIFFLAREYSAEDMVEMGAVNEAVDHENLEKVALEYAADIARQSPQAIRMLKFAFNLADDGLAGQQVFAGEATRLAYMTDEAVEGKEAFLEKRDPDWSSFPYYF; translated from the coding sequence GTGAGCACAGATCTTCCTGAACAGGTGTCCGATATTTTCGACCCGCAGCAGTGGCGTCTTGTCTCCGGGTTTGAGGACCTGCAGGACATGACCTACCACCGCCAAGTGGAGCGCTCTGCCGACGGCGGGATCGTGCGTGACCTGCCTACCGTGCGCATCGCGTTCAACCGTCCGGAGGTCCGCAACGCGTTCCGCCCGGGCACCGTGGATGAGCTCTACCGGGCCATGGACCACGCCCGGATGACCCCCGACGTTGCCACGGTGCTGCTTACGGGCAACGGCCCCTCCCCCAAGGACGGCGGCCACTCCTTCTGCTCCGGCGGTGACCAGCGGATCCGCGGCCGCGACGGCTACCGGTACGCCGAGGGCGAGACCCGGGAAACCATCGATCCCGCGCGCGCCGGCCGGCTGCACATCCTGGAAGTCCAGCGCCTGATCCGCACCATGCCCAAGGTGGTCATAGCCGTCGTCAACGGCTGGGCGGCCGGCGGCGGGCACAGCCTGCACGTGGTCTCGGACCTCACCATCGCCTCCCGCGAGCACGGGAAGTTCAAGCAGACGGATGCCACGGTGGGCAGCTTCGACGCCGGCTACGGTTCGGCGCTGCTGGCCCGGCAAATCGGCCAGAAAAAGGCCCGCGAAATCTTCTTCCTGGCCCGGGAGTACTCCGCCGAAGACATGGTGGAGATGGGCGCGGTCAACGAGGCAGTCGATCACGAGAACCTGGAGAAGGTGGCCCTGGAATACGCCGCGGACATCGCCCGGCAGTCCCCGCAGGCCATCCGCATGCTGAAGTTCGCATTCAACCTGGCTGATGACGGCCTGGCCGGCCAGCAGGTCTTCGCCGGGGAAGCCACCCGGCTGGCGTACATGACCGATGAAGCGGTGGAAGGCAAGGAAGCCTTCCTAGAGAAACGGGACCCCGACTGGTCCTCCTTCCCCTACTACTTCTAG
- the narI gene encoding respiratory nitrate reductase subunit gamma, which translates to MIRADVPPPANVQVGLGDVMLWGVLPYVVLAVLILGSIWRYRYDQFGWTTRSSQLYESRLLRIASPLFHFGILAVIVGHFVGLVIPKSWMDAIAINEDRYHFFALSVGSIAGFATLVGIVLLIYRRRTTGPVFMATTRNDKVMYIFLLAAILAGLATTVFSVFDAGIVNYRDTVAPWFRSLFIFQPDIAAMTAASLSFKIHTLWGLALFALWPFTRLVHAFTAPLQYLFRPYIVYRSRGKRPAPGSPTPRGSWAPVGTPDRNRKGIPRN; encoded by the coding sequence ATGATACGTGCGGACGTACCTCCGCCGGCCAACGTGCAGGTGGGTTTGGGTGACGTGATGCTCTGGGGCGTGCTGCCCTACGTGGTGCTGGCCGTACTCATTCTGGGCTCGATCTGGCGCTACCGGTATGACCAGTTCGGCTGGACCACCCGCTCCTCCCAGCTGTACGAATCCCGGCTGCTGCGCATTGCCTCTCCGCTGTTCCACTTTGGCATTCTGGCGGTGATCGTGGGCCACTTTGTGGGGCTGGTCATCCCGAAGAGCTGGATGGATGCCATTGCGATCAATGAGGACCGGTACCACTTCTTTGCCCTCAGCGTGGGCTCCATTGCCGGGTTTGCCACGCTTGTGGGGATCGTCCTGCTGATCTACCGGCGGCGGACCACCGGGCCGGTCTTTATGGCCACCACCCGGAACGACAAAGTGATGTACATCTTCCTGCTGGCCGCCATCCTGGCCGGGCTGGCCACCACCGTCTTCTCCGTCTTTGACGCCGGGATCGTGAACTACCGGGACACCGTGGCGCCATGGTTCCGCTCTCTCTTCATTTTCCAGCCGGATATTGCCGCGATGACCGCAGCGTCGCTCTCCTTCAAGATCCACACCCTGTGGGGACTGGCGCTGTTTGCGCTCTGGCCGTTCACCCGCCTGGTTCACGCCTTCACCGCGCCGCTGCAATACCTGTTCCGCCCGTACATCGTCTACCGCTCCCGCGGAAAAAGGCCTGCACCCGGGTCACCTACTCCGCGCGGCAGCTGGGCTCCGGTAGGCACTCCGGACCGCAACCGCAAAGGCATACCCCGGAACTGA
- a CDS encoding DUF4229 domain-containing protein, translated as MAFWKFTALRLGLVAVFFAACYWLGLGLVLSAIAGAVLAWCVTYLFFREMRDEAARTVQQRFHGNNPRTTNRIERDDAGAEDSLLDAHPDVQINSDRRPREDK; from the coding sequence GTGGCTTTCTGGAAATTTACCGCTCTCCGCCTTGGTTTGGTGGCCGTCTTCTTTGCAGCATGCTATTGGTTGGGGCTGGGCTTGGTGCTCTCCGCGATTGCTGGCGCCGTCCTTGCATGGTGCGTGACGTACCTGTTCTTCCGCGAGATGCGCGACGAAGCGGCACGCACCGTGCAGCAGCGCTTCCACGGCAACAACCCGCGGACCACAAACCGCATTGAACGTGACGATGCCGGTGCTGAGGACAGCCTGCTGGATGCGCACCCGGACGTGCAGATCAACTCCGACCGCCGTCCCCGCGAGGATAAGTAA
- a CDS encoding PLD nuclease N-terminal domain-containing protein — MPRLVLFGVIIVAAVIIYAIVDCVMSRAQEVRSISKTAWIFTIVLLPVLGALLWFLFGRPMSGPEPKNRKPRHPTAPDDDPEFLRNLAIRRRQQEKEAELKRREAELREREKQAGNKKNDDEKPTS, encoded by the coding sequence ATGCCTCGCCTCGTGCTTTTCGGTGTCATCATTGTCGCCGCCGTCATTATTTACGCCATCGTCGACTGCGTCATGTCGCGTGCACAGGAGGTGCGCAGCATCTCAAAGACGGCGTGGATCTTCACGATCGTGCTGTTGCCGGTGCTCGGCGCGCTCCTGTGGTTCCTGTTTGGCCGCCCGATGAGCGGTCCGGAGCCGAAGAACCGGAAGCCGCGCCATCCCACCGCTCCCGACGACGACCCGGAGTTCCTGCGCAACCTGGCCATCCGCCGTCGGCAGCAGGAGAAGGAAGCCGAGCTCAAGCGCCGTGAGGCTGAACTCCGCGAGCGTGAGAAGCAGGCCGGAAACAAAAAGAACGACGACGAAAAGCCCACCTCGTAG
- a CDS encoding 1,4-dihydroxy-2-naphthoate polyprenyltransferase has translation MATAAQWLEGARPRTLPMAVAPVIIGTAAAYDLGSFKPLNAVLAALVAILLQVGVNYANDYSDGIRGTDDNRVGPLRLTGSGAARAKQVKYAAFACFGAAMVAGLVLVILSSAWFLILVGVGCVAAAWGYTGGRNPYGYMGLGDVFVFVFFGLVATLGTTYTQAGQISVPAVLGAVGTGLIAMALLMANNVRDIPTDREAGKRTLAVRLGDEAARISYVMMLAVAILLPLFLASDYPWVLLVLLLIPACLMPSWLMLKGKKRRSLIPVLKQTGLINLGFALLYSLGLILTRMLA, from the coding sequence GTGGCTACAGCCGCGCAGTGGTTAGAAGGAGCCCGCCCCCGCACTCTGCCGATGGCGGTGGCTCCGGTCATTATCGGCACCGCCGCGGCCTATGATCTCGGTTCGTTCAAACCCCTGAATGCCGTGCTCGCCGCACTGGTGGCCATCCTGCTGCAGGTAGGCGTGAATTACGCCAATGACTACTCGGACGGCATCCGCGGCACCGACGACAACCGGGTGGGCCCGCTGCGGCTGACCGGCTCCGGCGCGGCACGGGCCAAGCAGGTCAAGTACGCGGCCTTCGCCTGCTTTGGCGCGGCGATGGTGGCCGGCCTGGTGCTGGTTATCCTGTCTTCCGCCTGGTTCCTGATCCTGGTCGGGGTGGGCTGCGTCGCAGCGGCATGGGGTTACACGGGCGGACGCAACCCCTACGGCTACATGGGACTGGGCGACGTCTTCGTGTTTGTGTTCTTTGGCCTGGTGGCGACGCTGGGTACCACGTACACGCAGGCGGGACAGATCAGCGTGCCCGCGGTGCTTGGTGCCGTCGGCACCGGACTGATCGCCATGGCGCTGCTGATGGCCAACAACGTTCGGGACATCCCCACGGACCGCGAGGCCGGAAAGCGGACCCTGGCCGTACGGCTGGGCGACGAAGCGGCCCGCATCAGCTACGTCATGATGCTCGCGGTGGCCATTTTGCTGCCGCTGTTCCTCGCCTCTGACTACCCCTGGGTTCTGCTGGTCCTGCTGCTGATCCCGGCCTGCCTGATGCCCAGCTGGCTGATGCTCAAGGGCAAGAAGCGCCGGAGCCTGATCCCGGTCCTGAAACAGACGGGGCTGATCAACCTCGGGTTCGCCCTGCTGTACAGCCTCGGCCTGATCCTCACCCGGATGCTGGCCTAG